In the Hylaeus volcanicus isolate JK05 chromosome 1, UHH_iyHylVolc1.0_haploid, whole genome shotgun sequence genome, one interval contains:
- the LOC128876455 gene encoding vitellogenin receptor isoform X1, with the protein MCRNLFVFLVLSVFYLRVDSMATPCQEPDMFLCKSGQCILSSFRCDGENECTDGSDEEQCHGYEPTFSLVQCATDEFQCSKHYCIPIEKFCDAKTDCPDGNDEYPNCVKDLKCDTFRCDDGYCVRNEWVCDGVPDCPDKSDEIKCGNKTVPPEECNNEIDRYLCKNQRCIFLNATCNEKDDCGDNSDENADECKKADSSCKQTAKCEHYCRKTPEGAQCSCRLGYQLSNNRTCSDVNECEIYGICDQECVNSAGSYTCSCHSDYTLNDDRKTCKAEGGEATMVFSIKSEIRGFYLNSKLYYPITHNLQHAVAVSLDANYVYWSDIENGDEAIIKSLEDGSQREVIVTTGLNSPDDIAVDWVTGNVYFTDSGFMHIGVCSNDGFYCTIIIKNRSDKPRGLAVLPSNGLMYWTEWGLNSRILMASMDGTNSSVLVAESLKWPNSLSIDYANKRLYWIDSKLKIIESIRLDGTDRRIVLKGVAKKPFSLAVFENKIYWSDWISNTIQSCDKFTGKDWELLVTANNTIYGMHIYHSVLKPKMPNPCNSNPCSQLCLLNSESKYTCACTLDKELNSDQHTCRTIRKNIHLVIAAKNTFIDYHHQLLGRPKMTPTVTLKHVTAITYNPLTGGLLASDQLTDNIFQFDTNTGSLKNILSIKNEILGGMDFDYIGNNLYLSDIKQKTIQVHSLTTNQKTVFYFQDEPYDIALVPEKSVMFVVFRVNEKYRIDRMKMHGIGPRVPVEGAKTPLFGPKVSLSYDRDLKRLYWSDQGTGRIGSAPISGSETNIFRTGLAEPVSLVVLGDYVFWTQYKSKQLHWTSKSDIHQKQKRIALQTPKDSDRLLLIGLHGAYANEHECRKNNGNCSHVCLLSNLRSHICACPPDMMLSEDNRTCIAQTACESGEVKCREHDKCIKLHQRCDGVQDCPNGEDESDVCDELQLSNCAKDQFQCHNGECVNKEAVCNSHYDCTDRSDEQDCDKKECNSKEFECHEGTCISKYLVCDGQPDCSDFSDEVNCEIHTCDTGSFACESKKCIPETWQCDGEVDCPDGSDESETCQRISCPSEMFTCHNGRCIDSSLKCNAVDDCEDNSDEQYCVEGSTSTFANCTADEYKCYNTEMCLSKTVRCNGVQDCPKNDDERNCARCQKGEYVCDNRKCIDESWVCDTYNDCGDGSDERDCDGSIAKIIGVSNISNCKEFRCSNGVCLPFDKVCDGIIDCPDRSDEFGECTTSCTKDNPCENVCYKTPLGSACGCRIGYQLSRDFRSCEDINECEHNACPQSCRNTDGSFTCSCYEGYVLRSDKISCKVAGPQMKIITVAGNDIRKLSPSLDSIQVVYEELNTEISGIDVNANEGSIYWSNDELGMISKVHLESREQMLVTGLGRPEALAVDWITDNVYFTDNDHQSSIKVCNLDQQRCATVVTIGARIKAMSISVDPKRGLLFWSETSWIEYDRPTSSIYRSSTAGSNATKIVSRNVGIVYAITIDHTRSRLYWSDTLLKTIESSYFDGSDRMIFMKTGVYQALSMNIYEDSIYWLVGTTSMLKKCKLFGDKSCSSISIGKSNIDNHFAILHPSRQPIGKNTCEGHKCDYMCVLNGNNSLCICHDGHPKDSKGLCTEAINSRIKFNSRSTRSDKSTRQQNGALIGVIVTLLVCVIGISGYFYYRKTKPSFLKQNSLSIHFQNPSYDRRDEMASLCYTSGLPPGEHEYVNPVADMTKKYKKLVIENNEKPIISIDSDLSDNEIEDSECKSNIRLIY; encoded by the exons ATGTGCCGCAATCTATTTGTGTTCCTCGTATTGAGCGTCTTCTATTTACGCGTCGATTCCATGg CTACACCGTGCCAGGAGCCCGATATGTTCTTGTGCAAGAGCGGGCAATGCATCTTATCCTCTTTTAGATGCGACGGAGAGAACGAGTGCACTGACGGATCAGACGAAGAACAATGCCATGGATATGAA CCCACCTTTTCTCTGGTTCAATGTGCCACGGATGAATTTCAATGTTCGAAGCATTATTGCATACCGATCGAAAAGTTCTGCGATGCCAAAACTGATTGCCCCGACGGAAACGACGAGTATCCTAATTGCGTAAAAGAT cTAAAATGCGATACTTTTCGATGCGACGATGGTTATTGCGTGAGAAACGAATGGGTTTGTGACGGTGTACCGGATTGTCCCGATAAAAGTGATGAAATCAAATGCG GAAATAAAACAGTACCACCCGAGGAATGCAACAACGAGATCGATCGATATCTGTGCAAAAATCAAAGATGCATTTTCCTGAATGCAACTTGTAACGAGAAAGACGATTGCGGCGATAATTCGGATGAAAATGCAGACGAGTGTAAGAAGG CTGACTCCTCGTGTAAACAGACAGCAAAATGTGAGCACTATTGCAGAAAAACACCCGAAGGCGCTCAGTGTTCGTGTCGTTTGGGTTATCAATTATCGAACAATCGAACATGCTCAG ATGTGAATGAATGCGAAATTTATGGCATATGCGATCAAGAGTGCGTTAACTCTGCTGGGTCCTATACATGCTCGTGTCATTCCGATTACACCTTGAACGATGATAGGAAAACTTGTAAAGCTGAAG GTGGTGAAGCAACGATGGTGTTCTCAATCAAATCAGAAATCCGTGGCTTTTATCTCAATTCCAAATTATATTATCCAATCACTCACAATTTACAACACGCTGTAGCTGTTTCGTTAGATGCAAATTACGTGTACTGGTCCGACATTGAAAATGGAGATGAAGCAATAATCAAAAGTTTAGAAGATGGTTCCCAGCGAGAAGTCATTGTTACCACAG GTTTAAATAGTCCCGACGACATAGCAGTGGACTGGGTAACAGGCAATGTATACTTCACTGACAGTGGTTTCATGCATATTGGTGTTTGCAGTAACGACGGTTTTTATTGCACCATTATAATTAAGAATCGTAGCGATAAACCAAGAGGTCTTGCAGTATTGCCATCGAATGGTTTGATGTATTGGACCGAGTGGGGTTTAAATTCGCGCATATTAATGGCAAGCATGGATGGAACGAACAGCAGCGTACTAGTCGCAGAAAGTTTAAAATGGCCAAACAGTTTATCTATCGATTATGCGAATAAAAGACTGTATTGGATAgatagtaaattaaaaataatcgaatcgataCGACTGGATGGTACCGATCGCAGGATTGTGTTAAAGGGGGTAGCAAAGAAACCGTTTTCGCTAGCagtattcgaaaataaaatctattggAGCGATTGGATATCCAATACTATACAGTCGTGCGATAAATTCACTGGTAAAGATTGGGAACTTTTAGTGACCGCGAATAACACAATTTATGGGATGCATATATATCACTCTGTCTTAAAACCCAAGATGCCAAATCCATGCAATTCAAATCCTTGTTCGCAATTGTGCTTGCTAAATTCCGAGAGTAAATATACCTGTGCTTGCACGTTAGACAAAGAACTCAATTCAGATCAACACACATGTCGTACGATCAGAAAGAATATTCACCTCGTTATCGCTGCAAAAAATACATTCATAGACTACCACCATCAACTGTTGGGAAGACCAAAAATGACACCAACAGTTACCTTGAAACACGTTACTGCCATCACTTACAATCCTCTCACTGGTGGTCTGCTCGCAAGTGATCAGCTGACtgataatattttccaatttgaCACGAATACaggaagtttgaaaaatatattgtctataaaaaatgaaatactaggAGGAATGGACTTTGATTATATTGGGAATAATTTGTACTTGTCGGATATAAAGCAGAAAACTATCCAAGTTCACAGTTTGACCACCAACCAGAAGACAGTTTTCTACTTCCAAGACGAGCCTTACGATATCGCGCTGGTGCCGGAGAAAAG TGTGATGTTCGTCGTTTTTCGTGTGAACGAAAAGTACCGCATAGACAGGATGAAGATGCATGGAATTGGTCCCAGAGTTCCAGTGGAAGGAGCCAAAACCCCCTTGTTTGGACCGAAGGTATCGTTATCTTACGATAGAGATCTAAAACGATTGTATTGGAGCGATCAAGGTACTGGTCGTATTGGTAGTGCGCCTATCTCTG GTTCCGAGACCAACATCTTCCGCACTGGATTGGCGGAACCTGTAAGTCTCGTTGTCCTCGGTGACTACGTCTTCTGGACTCAATACAAGTCGAAACAATTGCACTGGACCAGCAAAAGCGATATCCACCAAAAACAGAAACGCATCGCGTTAC AAACACCTAAAGATTCGGACAGGTTACTGTTAATCGGTTTGCACGGAGCGTATGCAAATGAGCACGAATGTCGTAAAAACAATGGGAACTGTTCTCATGTGTGCCTGCTATCTAATCTTCGTTCGCAC ATTTGCGCGTGTCCCCCTGATATGATGCTAAGTGAAGATAACAGAACGTGCATTGCTCAAACAGCTTGCGAGTCTGGCGAAGTAAAATGCAGGGAACAcgacaaatgcataaaattgcATCAAAG ATGCGACGGCGTGCAAGACTGTCCTAACGGTGAAGACGAATCGGATGTATGCGACGAACTGCAGTTGTCAAATTGTGCAAAGGACCAATTCCAGTGTCACAACGGAGAATGCGTAAACAAGGAGGCAGTTTGCAATTCCCACTACGACTGTACAGATCGATCGGACGAACAGGACTGtgataaaaaagaatgcaACTCTA AAGAGTTTGAATGTCACGAAGGGACTTGCATATCAAAATATCTCGTGTGCGACGGACAACCCGACTGCTCCGATTTTTCTGACGAAGTGAATTGCGAGATACACACGTGCGACACTGGCAGCTTCGCATGCGAAAGTAAAAAGTGCATCCCTGAAACATGGCAATGCGACGGCGAG GTCGACTGTCCAGATGGTTCCGACGAGAGTGAAACGTGTCAAAGAATTTCGTGCCCCTCTGAAATGTTCACTTGTCACAATGGTCGTTGTATAGACTCCTCTTTAAAGTGCAACGCAGTCGACGATTGCGAGGATAACAGCGACGAGCAATATTGCGTAGAAGGAAGCACGAGTACCTTCGCAAATTGCACAGCAGACGAATACAAGTGCTATAATACGGAAATGTGTCTTTCGAAGACAGTAAG GTGCAACGGCGTCCAGGATTGTCCAAAGAACGACGACGAACGTAACTGCGCTCGGTGCCAAAAGGGAGAATACGTTTGCGACAACCGGAAGTGCATCGATGAATCTTGGGTATGCGATACGTACAACGACTGCGGCGATGGGTCCGATGAAAGAGATTGCGACGGTAGCATAGCGAAGATAATCGGTGTGAGCAATATTTCTAATTGCAAAGAATTCAGATGTTCCAATGGAGTTTGCCTCCCGTTCGACAAAGTGTGCGACGGAATAATAGATTGTCCAGATAGGAGCGACGAGTTTGGAGAATGCA cAACATCGTGTACAAAAGACAATCCCTGCGAGAATGTATGCTATAAGACGCCTCTGGGTTCTGCGTGCGGTTGTCGAATCGGGTATCAATTGAGCCGCGACTTTAGATCATGCGAAGACATCAACGAATGCGAACACAATGCCTGTCCGCAGTCATGTCGCAATACGGATGGATCTTTCACTTGCTCTTGTTACGAGGGTTACGTACTTCGTAGCGACAAAATCTCTTGCAAAGTGGCTG GACCACAGATGAAGATAATCACTGTCGCTGGAAACGACATTAGAAAATTGTCACCGAGCTTGGATTCGATCCAAGTTGTATACGAAGAACTAAACACCGAAATAAGTGGGATCGACGTGAATGCGAACGAGGGAAGCATCTATTGGAGTAACG ATGAGTTAGGCATGATAAGTAAAGTACACTTGGAAAGTAGAGAACAAATGCTTGTTACTGGTCTTGGGAGACCAGAAGCACTTGCCGTCGACTGGATCACCGATAACGTATATTTTACCGATAACGATCATCAGAGCAGCATCAAG GTATGTAATCTGGACCAACAGAGGTGCGCAACAGTAGTCACGATCGGGGCACGAATTAAAGCGATGTCGATCTCCGTCGATCCGAAACGGGG GTTGCTATTTTGGAGCGAAACAAGTTGGATCGAGTACGATAGACCCACTAGTTCGATATATCGGTCCAGTACAGCAGGTTCTAACGCAACAAAAATAGTATCGCGAAATGTTGGTATCGTCTATGCAATAACGATCGATCATACAAGATCTAGATTGTATTGGTCGGACACTCTCCTGAAAACTATCGAGTCCTCATATTTCGACGGTTCTGATCGTATGATATTTATGAAGACGGGT GTTTATCAAGCTCTGAGCATGAATATATACGAAGATTCCATATACTGGTTGGTGGGTACAACAAGCatgttgaaaaaatgtaaattatttggCGACAAATCGTGCTCGTCGATCTCCATTGGCAAATCAAATATCGACAACCATTTTGCGATTTTGCACCCTTCGAGACAGCCTATTG GAAAGAACACTTGCGAGGGTCATAAATGTGATTACATGTGCGTATTGAATGGCAATAATTCTTTATGTATTTGTCACGATGGCCACCCGAAAGATTCCAAAGGTCTCTGCACGGAAGCCATAAAttcaagaattaaatttaattcaagaaGTACTCGAAGTGACAAGAGTACTCGACAACAAAACGGAGCGTTAATTGGAGTAATCGTCACATTGTTAGTTTGCGTTATAGGTATCTcgggatatttttattatcggaAAACCAAGCCTAGCTTTTTAAAACAGAATTCTTTGAG tattcattttcaaaatccaTCGTACGACCGACGAGACGAAATGGCATCGCTCTGTTATACATCCGGTTTACCTCCAGGGGAACACGAATACGTGAATCCAGTGGCTGATATGACAAAG AAGTACAAAAAACTAGTAATAGAGAACAATGAGAAACCGATAATAAGTATAGATTCCGATCTGTCGGATAACGAGATCGAAGATTCAGAATGCAAATCAAACATTCGTTTAATatattaa
- the LOC128876455 gene encoding vitellogenin receptor isoform X2 → MCRNLFVFLVLSVFYLRVDSMATPCQEPDMFLCKSGQCILSSFRCDGENECTDGSDEEQCHGYEPTFSLVQCATDEFQCSKHYCIPIEKFCDAKTDCPDGNDEYPNCVKDLKCDTFRCDDGYCVRNEWVCDGVPDCPDKSDEIKCGNKTVPPEECNNEIDRYLCKNQRCIFLNATCNEKDDCGDNSDENADECKKADSSCKQTAKCEHYCRKTPEGAQCSCRLGYQLSNNRTCSDVNECEIYGICDQECVNSAGSYTCSCHSDYTLNDDRKTCKAEGGEATMVFSIKSEIRGFYLNSKLYYPITHNLQHAVAVSLDANYVYWSDIENGDEAIIKSLEDGSQREVIVTTGLNSPDDIAVDWVTGNVYFTDSGFMHIGVCSNDGFYCTIIIKNRSDKPRGLAVLPSNGLMYWTEWGLNSRILMASMDGTNSSVLVAESLKWPNSLSIDYANKRLYWIDSKLKIIESIRLDGTDRRIVLKGVAKKPFSLAVFENKIYWSDWISNTIQSCDKFTGKDWELLVTANNTIYGMHIYHSVLKPKMPNPCNSNPCSQLCLLNSESKYTCACTLDKELNSDQHTCRTIRKNIHLVIAAKNTFIDYHHQLLGRPKMTPTVTLKHVTAITYNPLTGGLLASDQLTDNIFQFDTNTGSLKNILSIKNEILGGMDFDYIGNNLYLSDIKQKTIQVHSLTTNQKTVFYFQDEPYDIALVPEKSVMFVVFRVNEKYRIDRMKMHGIGPRVPVEGAKTPLFGPKVSLSYDRDLKRLYWSDQGTGRIGSAPISGSETNIFRTGLAEPVSLVVLGDYVFWTQYKSKQLHWTSKSDIHQKQKRIALQTPKDSDRLLLIGLHGAYANEHECRKNNGNCSHVCLLSNLRSHICACPPDMMLSEDNRTCIAQTACESGEVKCREHDKCIKLHQRCDGVQDCPNGEDESDVCDELQLSNCAKDQFQCHNGECVNKEAVCNSHYDCTDRSDEQDCDKKECNSKEFECHEGTCISKYLVCDGQPDCSDFSDEVNCEIHTCDTGSFACESKKCIPETWQCDGEVDCPDGSDESETCQRISCPSEMFTCHNGRCIDSSLKCNAVDDCEDNSDEQYCVEGSTSTFANCTADEYKCYNTEMCLSKTVRCNGVQDCPKNDDERNCARCQKGEYVCDNRKCIDESWVCDTYNDCGDGSDERDCDGSIAKIIGVSNISNCKEFRCSNGVCLPFDKVCDGIIDCPDRSDEFGECTTSCTKDNPCENVCYKTPLGSACGCRIGYQLSRDFRSCEDINECEHNACPQSCRNTDGSFTCSCYEGYVLRSDKISCKVAGPQMKIITVAGNDIRKLSPSLDSIQVVYEELNTEISGIDVNANEGSIYWSNDELGMISKVHLESREQMLVTGLGRPEALAVDWITDNVYFTDNDHQSSIKVCNLDQQRCATVVTIGARIKAMSISVDPKRGLLFWSETSWIEYDRPTSSIYRSSTAGSNATKIVSRNVGIVYAITIDHTRSRLYWSDTLLKTIESSYFDGSDRMIFMKTGVYQALSMNIYEDSIYWLVGTTSMLKKCKLFGDKSCSSISIGKSNIDNHFAILHPSRQPIGKNTCEGHKCDYMCVLNGNNSLCICHDGHPKDSKGLCTEAINSRIKFNSRSTRSDKSTRQQNGALIGVIVTLLVCVIGISGYFYYRKTKPSFLKQNSLSIHFQNPSYDRRDEMASLCYTSGLPPGEHEYVNPVADMTKYKKLVIENNEKPIISIDSDLSDNEIEDSECKSNIRLIY, encoded by the exons ATGTGCCGCAATCTATTTGTGTTCCTCGTATTGAGCGTCTTCTATTTACGCGTCGATTCCATGg CTACACCGTGCCAGGAGCCCGATATGTTCTTGTGCAAGAGCGGGCAATGCATCTTATCCTCTTTTAGATGCGACGGAGAGAACGAGTGCACTGACGGATCAGACGAAGAACAATGCCATGGATATGAA CCCACCTTTTCTCTGGTTCAATGTGCCACGGATGAATTTCAATGTTCGAAGCATTATTGCATACCGATCGAAAAGTTCTGCGATGCCAAAACTGATTGCCCCGACGGAAACGACGAGTATCCTAATTGCGTAAAAGAT cTAAAATGCGATACTTTTCGATGCGACGATGGTTATTGCGTGAGAAACGAATGGGTTTGTGACGGTGTACCGGATTGTCCCGATAAAAGTGATGAAATCAAATGCG GAAATAAAACAGTACCACCCGAGGAATGCAACAACGAGATCGATCGATATCTGTGCAAAAATCAAAGATGCATTTTCCTGAATGCAACTTGTAACGAGAAAGACGATTGCGGCGATAATTCGGATGAAAATGCAGACGAGTGTAAGAAGG CTGACTCCTCGTGTAAACAGACAGCAAAATGTGAGCACTATTGCAGAAAAACACCCGAAGGCGCTCAGTGTTCGTGTCGTTTGGGTTATCAATTATCGAACAATCGAACATGCTCAG ATGTGAATGAATGCGAAATTTATGGCATATGCGATCAAGAGTGCGTTAACTCTGCTGGGTCCTATACATGCTCGTGTCATTCCGATTACACCTTGAACGATGATAGGAAAACTTGTAAAGCTGAAG GTGGTGAAGCAACGATGGTGTTCTCAATCAAATCAGAAATCCGTGGCTTTTATCTCAATTCCAAATTATATTATCCAATCACTCACAATTTACAACACGCTGTAGCTGTTTCGTTAGATGCAAATTACGTGTACTGGTCCGACATTGAAAATGGAGATGAAGCAATAATCAAAAGTTTAGAAGATGGTTCCCAGCGAGAAGTCATTGTTACCACAG GTTTAAATAGTCCCGACGACATAGCAGTGGACTGGGTAACAGGCAATGTATACTTCACTGACAGTGGTTTCATGCATATTGGTGTTTGCAGTAACGACGGTTTTTATTGCACCATTATAATTAAGAATCGTAGCGATAAACCAAGAGGTCTTGCAGTATTGCCATCGAATGGTTTGATGTATTGGACCGAGTGGGGTTTAAATTCGCGCATATTAATGGCAAGCATGGATGGAACGAACAGCAGCGTACTAGTCGCAGAAAGTTTAAAATGGCCAAACAGTTTATCTATCGATTATGCGAATAAAAGACTGTATTGGATAgatagtaaattaaaaataatcgaatcgataCGACTGGATGGTACCGATCGCAGGATTGTGTTAAAGGGGGTAGCAAAGAAACCGTTTTCGCTAGCagtattcgaaaataaaatctattggAGCGATTGGATATCCAATACTATACAGTCGTGCGATAAATTCACTGGTAAAGATTGGGAACTTTTAGTGACCGCGAATAACACAATTTATGGGATGCATATATATCACTCTGTCTTAAAACCCAAGATGCCAAATCCATGCAATTCAAATCCTTGTTCGCAATTGTGCTTGCTAAATTCCGAGAGTAAATATACCTGTGCTTGCACGTTAGACAAAGAACTCAATTCAGATCAACACACATGTCGTACGATCAGAAAGAATATTCACCTCGTTATCGCTGCAAAAAATACATTCATAGACTACCACCATCAACTGTTGGGAAGACCAAAAATGACACCAACAGTTACCTTGAAACACGTTACTGCCATCACTTACAATCCTCTCACTGGTGGTCTGCTCGCAAGTGATCAGCTGACtgataatattttccaatttgaCACGAATACaggaagtttgaaaaatatattgtctataaaaaatgaaatactaggAGGAATGGACTTTGATTATATTGGGAATAATTTGTACTTGTCGGATATAAAGCAGAAAACTATCCAAGTTCACAGTTTGACCACCAACCAGAAGACAGTTTTCTACTTCCAAGACGAGCCTTACGATATCGCGCTGGTGCCGGAGAAAAG TGTGATGTTCGTCGTTTTTCGTGTGAACGAAAAGTACCGCATAGACAGGATGAAGATGCATGGAATTGGTCCCAGAGTTCCAGTGGAAGGAGCCAAAACCCCCTTGTTTGGACCGAAGGTATCGTTATCTTACGATAGAGATCTAAAACGATTGTATTGGAGCGATCAAGGTACTGGTCGTATTGGTAGTGCGCCTATCTCTG GTTCCGAGACCAACATCTTCCGCACTGGATTGGCGGAACCTGTAAGTCTCGTTGTCCTCGGTGACTACGTCTTCTGGACTCAATACAAGTCGAAACAATTGCACTGGACCAGCAAAAGCGATATCCACCAAAAACAGAAACGCATCGCGTTAC AAACACCTAAAGATTCGGACAGGTTACTGTTAATCGGTTTGCACGGAGCGTATGCAAATGAGCACGAATGTCGTAAAAACAATGGGAACTGTTCTCATGTGTGCCTGCTATCTAATCTTCGTTCGCAC ATTTGCGCGTGTCCCCCTGATATGATGCTAAGTGAAGATAACAGAACGTGCATTGCTCAAACAGCTTGCGAGTCTGGCGAAGTAAAATGCAGGGAACAcgacaaatgcataaaattgcATCAAAG ATGCGACGGCGTGCAAGACTGTCCTAACGGTGAAGACGAATCGGATGTATGCGACGAACTGCAGTTGTCAAATTGTGCAAAGGACCAATTCCAGTGTCACAACGGAGAATGCGTAAACAAGGAGGCAGTTTGCAATTCCCACTACGACTGTACAGATCGATCGGACGAACAGGACTGtgataaaaaagaatgcaACTCTA AAGAGTTTGAATGTCACGAAGGGACTTGCATATCAAAATATCTCGTGTGCGACGGACAACCCGACTGCTCCGATTTTTCTGACGAAGTGAATTGCGAGATACACACGTGCGACACTGGCAGCTTCGCATGCGAAAGTAAAAAGTGCATCCCTGAAACATGGCAATGCGACGGCGAG GTCGACTGTCCAGATGGTTCCGACGAGAGTGAAACGTGTCAAAGAATTTCGTGCCCCTCTGAAATGTTCACTTGTCACAATGGTCGTTGTATAGACTCCTCTTTAAAGTGCAACGCAGTCGACGATTGCGAGGATAACAGCGACGAGCAATATTGCGTAGAAGGAAGCACGAGTACCTTCGCAAATTGCACAGCAGACGAATACAAGTGCTATAATACGGAAATGTGTCTTTCGAAGACAGTAAG GTGCAACGGCGTCCAGGATTGTCCAAAGAACGACGACGAACGTAACTGCGCTCGGTGCCAAAAGGGAGAATACGTTTGCGACAACCGGAAGTGCATCGATGAATCTTGGGTATGCGATACGTACAACGACTGCGGCGATGGGTCCGATGAAAGAGATTGCGACGGTAGCATAGCGAAGATAATCGGTGTGAGCAATATTTCTAATTGCAAAGAATTCAGATGTTCCAATGGAGTTTGCCTCCCGTTCGACAAAGTGTGCGACGGAATAATAGATTGTCCAGATAGGAGCGACGAGTTTGGAGAATGCA cAACATCGTGTACAAAAGACAATCCCTGCGAGAATGTATGCTATAAGACGCCTCTGGGTTCTGCGTGCGGTTGTCGAATCGGGTATCAATTGAGCCGCGACTTTAGATCATGCGAAGACATCAACGAATGCGAACACAATGCCTGTCCGCAGTCATGTCGCAATACGGATGGATCTTTCACTTGCTCTTGTTACGAGGGTTACGTACTTCGTAGCGACAAAATCTCTTGCAAAGTGGCTG GACCACAGATGAAGATAATCACTGTCGCTGGAAACGACATTAGAAAATTGTCACCGAGCTTGGATTCGATCCAAGTTGTATACGAAGAACTAAACACCGAAATAAGTGGGATCGACGTGAATGCGAACGAGGGAAGCATCTATTGGAGTAACG ATGAGTTAGGCATGATAAGTAAAGTACACTTGGAAAGTAGAGAACAAATGCTTGTTACTGGTCTTGGGAGACCAGAAGCACTTGCCGTCGACTGGATCACCGATAACGTATATTTTACCGATAACGATCATCAGAGCAGCATCAAG GTATGTAATCTGGACCAACAGAGGTGCGCAACAGTAGTCACGATCGGGGCACGAATTAAAGCGATGTCGATCTCCGTCGATCCGAAACGGGG GTTGCTATTTTGGAGCGAAACAAGTTGGATCGAGTACGATAGACCCACTAGTTCGATATATCGGTCCAGTACAGCAGGTTCTAACGCAACAAAAATAGTATCGCGAAATGTTGGTATCGTCTATGCAATAACGATCGATCATACAAGATCTAGATTGTATTGGTCGGACACTCTCCTGAAAACTATCGAGTCCTCATATTTCGACGGTTCTGATCGTATGATATTTATGAAGACGGGT GTTTATCAAGCTCTGAGCATGAATATATACGAAGATTCCATATACTGGTTGGTGGGTACAACAAGCatgttgaaaaaatgtaaattatttggCGACAAATCGTGCTCGTCGATCTCCATTGGCAAATCAAATATCGACAACCATTTTGCGATTTTGCACCCTTCGAGACAGCCTATTG GAAAGAACACTTGCGAGGGTCATAAATGTGATTACATGTGCGTATTGAATGGCAATAATTCTTTATGTATTTGTCACGATGGCCACCCGAAAGATTCCAAAGGTCTCTGCACGGAAGCCATAAAttcaagaattaaatttaattcaagaaGTACTCGAAGTGACAAGAGTACTCGACAACAAAACGGAGCGTTAATTGGAGTAATCGTCACATTGTTAGTTTGCGTTATAGGTATCTcgggatatttttattatcggaAAACCAAGCCTAGCTTTTTAAAACAGAATTCTTTGAG tattcattttcaaaatccaTCGTACGACCGACGAGACGAAATGGCATCGCTCTGTTATACATCCGGTTTACCTCCAGGGGAACACGAATACGTGAATCCAGTGGCTGATATGACAAAG TACAAAAAACTAGTAATAGAGAACAATGAGAAACCGATAATAAGTATAGATTCCGATCTGTCGGATAACGAGATCGAAGATTCAGAATGCAAATCAAACATTCGTTTAATatattaa